In Duganella zoogloeoides, a single genomic region encodes these proteins:
- a CDS encoding MerR family transcriptional regulator: MQIGEMADATGLSRDTLRFYEKRGLLRARRSANGYRDYPPEAVDWLRYIRLAQSLGFTLVEIEADLPLLANPDASGEQLRAALARKLDDIDRRIDGLQALRGELARRLGPDMEECPLRSSLAA; the protein is encoded by the coding sequence ATGCAAATTGGAGAAATGGCCGACGCCACCGGCCTCTCGCGCGATACCCTGCGGTTTTACGAGAAGCGCGGCTTGCTGCGCGCGCGGCGCAGCGCCAATGGCTACCGCGACTATCCGCCGGAGGCGGTCGATTGGCTGCGCTACATCCGCCTGGCGCAGTCGCTCGGCTTTACGCTGGTGGAAATCGAGGCTGACCTGCCGCTGCTGGCCAACCCCGATGCGTCCGGCGAGCAGCTGCGCGCCGCGCTGGCGCGCAAGCTCGACGACATCGACCGCCGCATCGACGGCTTGCAGGCGCTGCGCGGCGAACTGGCGCGGCGCCTGGGGCCGGATATGGAAGAATGCCCGTTGAGATCTAGCCTGGCGGCTTGA